In Penaeus vannamei isolate JL-2024 chromosome 4, ASM4276789v1, whole genome shotgun sequence, a single window of DNA contains:
- the LOC113802904 gene encoding histone H3.3A: MARTKQTARKSTGGKAPRKQLATKAARKSAPASGGVKKPHRYRPGTVALREIRRYQKSTELLIRKLPFQRLVREIAQDFKTDLRFQSAAIGALQEASEAYLVGLFEDTNLCAIHAKRVTIMPKDIQLARRIRGERA; encoded by the coding sequence ATGGCCCGCACCAAGCAGACCGCCCGCAAGTCCACGGGAGGGAAAGCCCCTCGCAAGCAACTGGCCACCAAGGCCGCCCGCAAGTCCGCCCCTGCGTCAGGAGGCGTCAAGAAGCCCCACCGATACCGCCCCGGCACGGTGGCCCTGCGGGAGATCCGTCGCTACCAGAAGTCCACGGAGCTGCTCATCCGCAAGCTGCCCTTCCAGCGCCTCGTCAGGGAGATCGCGCAGGACTTCAAGACGGACCTGCGGTTCCAGAGCGCGGCCATCGGGGCGCTGCAGGAGGCCTCCGAGGCTTACCTGGTGGGCCTGTTCGAGGACACCAACCTGTGCGCCATCCACGCCAAGAGGGTCACCATCATGCCCAAGGACATCCAGCTGGCCAGACGCATTCGGGGCGAAAGGGCGTAG
- the LOC113802903 gene encoding histone H3.3A, with the protein MARTKQTARKSTGGKAPRKQLATKAARKSAPASGGVKKPHRYRPGTVALREIRRYQKSTELLIRKLPFQRLVREIAQDFKTDLRFQSAAIGALQEASEAYLVGLFEDTNLCAIHAKRVTIMPKDIQLARRIRGERA; encoded by the coding sequence ATGGCCCGCACCAAGCAGACCGCCCGCAAGTCCACGGGAGGGAAAGCCCCTCGCAAGCAGCTGGCCACCAAGGCCGCCCGCAAGTCCGCCCCTGCGTCAGGAGGCGTCAAGAAGCCCCACCGATACCGCCCCGGCACGGTGGCCCTGCGGGAGATCCGTCGCTACCAGAAGTCCACGGAGCTGCTCATCCGCAAGCTGCCCTTCCAGCGCCTCGTCAGGGAGATCGCGCAGGACTTCAAGACGGACCTGCGGTTCCAGAGCGCGGCCATCGGGGCGCTGCAGGAGGCCTCCGAGGCTTACCTGGTGGGCCTGTTCGAGGACACCAACCTGTGCGCCATCCACGCCAAGAGGGTCACCATCATGCCCAAGGACATCCAGCTGGCCAGACGCATTCGGGGCGAAAGGGCGTAG